In Candidatus Brocadia sp., the following proteins share a genomic window:
- a CDS encoding DUF4340 domain-containing protein, which produces MKLKTTIILLIVAAIGISYIVIYERKQLPHEEWERLQKKVIPDFKASMIKKIELCNESGKIILEKSEDNYWRIVEPLKLRSDNSEVNSILSEFEFMYKVGSFKKEGDKPFDLHDYGLDDPKTSITMYTDIPAKPDKIQVTGPKDKYTVFVGQKLAAGDNVYIKLDTSDEVTVVPGTLVDKVNKNILDLRSKWVFSFDKEAVDTIQIKTKEFNIICNKKGNFWRLAEPVNDLADLEKIKDILGKFKNLQIDRTDFVTEESGDLVKYGLDSPRFTVVINEKGAEQSVVFGHSLDNKVYAKRSDEPTIFFLKDTILADLSKKPNDLRDKKVVRFESIGTYGINKLEIKTPTDVIAIEKSLDLDWKLTKPINIYADQDTVKNFIEKIKSLEIEDFVSDKPTDLSVYGLKDPVFEISVTKEEDKTLAKFYVGNKLPDGTKCYVKRVGEDPVYTVPTAEFYDKIENPLLRFRDRLVCDFNRDLVKKIVIEKPNRTFVCEITNKKDAEGQFQWALSKPVQTIADVHAVNQIVWDLSFLKADCYVTKAPKDLNVFGLNDPRIKVSVTYEKVLEQTPEGSDKKRKEEVSDPAMKPKESVEKIVETRTLLVGKKVKEGDKVSSYCMFSDDDHVFELSWPKIKNFDAELVPTKILNFDRTEVKELALNYDKRSVLLKKINNVWKLKNNEQKDVQGREVDYFVRNLDELKGNYIEQYKATNLTQFSLDKPQLAIVMSLESGDVVLSIGKKKDAGSYYVKASDSEYIYVVGSESIAKLMKNEEDFTTIVHETSSMVEEAAKALGNEMPIGATPHGRPSVNPPHGGFH; this is translated from the coding sequence ATGAAACTTAAAACAACCATTATCCTTTTAATTGTAGCAGCCATTGGCATTTCGTATATCGTCATTTACGAAAGAAAGCAATTGCCTCATGAGGAATGGGAAAGGCTGCAGAAAAAGGTGATCCCTGATTTCAAGGCATCGATGATCAAAAAGATTGAATTGTGCAATGAAAGCGGCAAGATCATTTTGGAAAAATCAGAAGATAATTACTGGCGCATTGTTGAACCGCTGAAACTTCGTTCGGATAATTCCGAGGTGAACAGCATACTCTCCGAGTTCGAGTTTATGTACAAGGTTGGCTCCTTTAAAAAAGAAGGGGATAAACCCTTTGATCTCCATGATTATGGCCTTGATGATCCAAAGACCTCTATCACCATGTATACCGATATTCCAGCGAAACCAGATAAAATACAGGTAACCGGGCCGAAAGATAAATATACGGTATTTGTTGGACAAAAACTTGCTGCCGGTGACAACGTATACATCAAGCTTGATACGAGCGATGAGGTTACTGTTGTGCCAGGCACCCTCGTTGATAAAGTTAACAAAAATATTTTGGATTTGAGAAGTAAATGGGTGTTTAGTTTCGACAAGGAAGCTGTAGACACGATACAGATCAAAACGAAAGAATTCAACATTATTTGTAACAAAAAGGGTAATTTCTGGCGTCTTGCCGAACCTGTCAATGATTTGGCCGACCTGGAAAAAATTAAGGATATTCTTGGAAAATTCAAAAACCTGCAAATTGACCGGACAGACTTTGTTACCGAAGAATCAGGTGATTTAGTTAAATATGGCCTGGATTCTCCACGATTCACTGTTGTCATTAACGAAAAAGGCGCTGAACAGTCTGTTGTCTTTGGGCATTCCCTGGATAATAAGGTTTATGCAAAGCGCTCCGATGAGCCTACGATCTTCTTTCTTAAGGATACTATTCTTGCTGACCTGAGTAAAAAACCAAATGACTTGCGGGACAAGAAAGTGGTCAGGTTTGAATCTATAGGAACCTATGGAATAAATAAATTGGAAATTAAAACACCAACCGATGTAATTGCTATCGAAAAATCCCTGGATCTGGATTGGAAACTTACAAAACCGATTAATATTTATGCGGACCAGGATACTGTTAAAAACTTTATAGAGAAGATCAAATCCCTCGAAATAGAAGATTTTGTTTCTGATAAACCAACTGATTTGTCCGTGTACGGTTTGAAAGATCCCGTCTTTGAGATCTCCGTTACCAAAGAAGAGGATAAGACTCTGGCTAAATTTTACGTAGGTAACAAGTTACCCGATGGCACCAAATGCTATGTGAAACGTGTTGGAGAAGATCCTGTTTATACAGTCCCTACGGCTGAATTCTACGACAAGATTGAGAATCCGCTCCTGCGCTTCCGGGACAGGCTGGTGTGCGATTTTAACAGGGATTTGGTCAAAAAGATTGTTATCGAAAAACCAAATCGTACTTTCGTTTGTGAAATAACAAATAAGAAGGATGCGGAAGGACAATTCCAGTGGGCACTCTCAAAGCCTGTTCAAACGATAGCTGATGTGCATGCGGTAAACCAGATTGTGTGGGACTTATCCTTTTTAAAAGCAGATTGCTATGTTACAAAAGCACCTAAAGACTTGAATGTCTTTGGGTTAAATGATCCGAGGATCAAAGTTTCTGTAACTTACGAAAAAGTCCTGGAGCAAACGCCTGAAGGTTCGGATAAGAAGAGGAAAGAAGAGGTATCCGATCCTGCCATGAAACCGAAAGAGTCCGTCGAAAAAATTGTCGAAACAAGGACTTTGCTTGTTGGCAAGAAAGTGAAGGAAGGTGATAAGGTAAGTTCATATTGCATGTTTAGTGATGACGATCATGTATTTGAACTCTCCTGGCCAAAGATTAAAAACTTTGATGCTGAACTTGTACCAACCAAAATTCTTAATTTTGACAGGACGGAAGTGAAAGAGCTTGCACTCAACTATGACAAGAGAAGTGTATTATTGAAGAAAATCAACAATGTGTGGAAGTTGAAAAATAATGAGCAAAAAGACGTACAGGGAAGAGAAGTAGATTACTTTGTCCGTAATCTTGACGAGTTAAAGGGCAATTACATCGAACAATACAAAGCAACCAATTTAACGCAATTTTCTTTGGATAAACCTCAGCTTGCCATTGTCATGAGTTTGGAAAGTGGTGATGTTGTGCTTTCTATCGGCAAGAAGAAGGATGCTGGCAGCTATTATGTGAAAGCAAGTGATTCTGAGTATATTTATGTCGTTGGTAGTGAGTCGATCGCTAAGTTGATGAAAAACGAAGAGGATTTTACTACGATTGTTCATGAAACTTCATCAATGGTGGAGGAGGCGGCAAAGGCTCTTGGCAATGAAATGCCTATAGGTGCCACTCCGCACGGGAGGCCTTCTGTTAACCCTCCCCACGGAGGGTTTCACTGA
- a CDS encoding PDZ domain-containing protein, translating to MAVEKVGPAVANISTERLITQRHVDPFFGSRSELFDQFFNDFFGQSQKQMVERPLGSGVIIDEDGYIVTNEHVVSRASKIKVRLSDGRDFEATMISSDPISDIAVLKINSPGPLPYVKMGTSKDLMIGETVIALGNPFGLENSVTTGVLSAKNRIMTFSSEYGDIKYDGLIQTDALINPGNSGGPLINIDGELIGINAAIVNQAQGIGFAIPVDKVRQTLVKLFNFRELNKIWFGVQVEEKNDDAFRGIMVSSVDPGSPADKARIKNGDYITRIDSKQIQDILDFEKYILKKNAGDKLYIYVKRGGRDFKVDVTLEKAPLPSVEKLALEKLGLFVQDLTPQLAKQLNLWWLKSGVLISGVQKNSPSASVGIVAGHVLVYVGQYRINNIEELGALLKIMQKGDIWEVGIVWSDKYGDHQGYARLKVR from the coding sequence ATGGCAGTAGAGAAGGTGGGGCCTGCTGTAGCCAATATCAGTACAGAGAGGCTTATTACCCAGCGACATGTAGACCCATTTTTTGGATCGAGAAGTGAACTGTTTGATCAATTTTTTAACGACTTTTTTGGCCAAAGCCAAAAGCAGATGGTCGAAAGGCCTTTAGGCTCCGGAGTTATTATTGATGAAGATGGCTACATTGTCACGAATGAACATGTTGTTAGTCGCGCATCGAAAATCAAAGTAAGACTATCTGACGGTAGAGACTTTGAGGCAACCATGATCAGTTCCGACCCGATTAGTGACATCGCCGTGTTAAAAATAAATTCTCCCGGACCTCTTCCCTATGTCAAAATGGGCACGTCCAAGGATCTCATGATCGGGGAAACTGTAATAGCGTTGGGCAATCCCTTTGGCTTGGAAAACTCTGTTACCACTGGGGTGCTGAGCGCAAAGAACCGCATCATGACATTCAGCAGTGAATATGGCGATATTAAGTATGATGGCCTTATTCAAACTGATGCATTGATCAATCCCGGAAACAGCGGTGGTCCTCTCATCAATATTGATGGGGAACTTATTGGTATTAATGCTGCAATTGTAAATCAGGCTCAGGGGATCGGGTTTGCGATTCCGGTCGATAAAGTAAGACAAACCCTTGTTAAGCTTTTTAATTTTAGGGAACTCAACAAGATATGGTTTGGCGTACAGGTAGAAGAGAAAAATGATGATGCTTTTAGAGGTATCATGGTTTCCTCTGTTGATCCTGGTAGTCCTGCCGACAAGGCGCGAATCAAAAATGGGGACTATATTACTAGAATAGACTCTAAACAAATTCAGGATATTCTTGACTTTGAAAAATACATACTCAAGAAAAATGCAGGAGATAAACTGTATATTTACGTCAAACGAGGCGGACGAGATTTCAAGGTGGATGTCACTCTAGAAAAGGCACCACTTCCATCCGTGGAAAAGCTTGCCCTGGAAAAGTTAGGGCTGTTCGTACAAGATTTGACACCACAACTTGCAAAACAATTAAATTTATGGTGGTTAAAGAGCGGGGTGTTAATTTCGGGGGTGCAAAAAAACAGCCCGTCTGCGAGCGTTGGGATTGTGGCAGGTCACGTGCTTGTGTATGTCGGCCAATATCGAATTAACAATATTGAAGAACTTGGTGCCTTACTAAAGATCATGCAAAAAGGAGACATCTGGGAGGTTGGTATTGTCTGGTCAGATAAATACGGCGACCATCAGGGATATGCCCGACTAAAGGTTCGTTGA
- a CDS encoding MoaD/ThiS family protein translates to MPVTVRIPTPLRTLTKGADEVKAEGKNIKDIIDNLETNYKGIRERICDNDGQIRRFINFYLNDEDIRFMGNLNTSVKDGDYISIVPAIAGGN, encoded by the coding sequence ATGCCAGTAACGGTACGCATTCCAACACCACTAAGAACCCTTACCAAGGGTGCAGACGAGGTAAAGGCGGAGGGAAAAAATATTAAAGACATTATTGATAATCTTGAAACAAATTATAAGGGAATTAGAGAGAGAATTTGTGACAATGACGGTCAAATCAGGAGGTTTATTAATTTTTATCTCAATGATGAAGACATTCGGTTTATGGGTAATCTAAATACGTCTGTAAAAGATGGCGACTATATTTCCATAGTGCCTGCCATTGCTGGTGGCAATTAG
- a CDS encoding threonine synthase — protein sequence MGFVKGLKCRECGKPYPKEPLHVCSFCFGPLEVDYDYDGIKKVLNRKLIESRGKTMWRYQELLPVDGEPTVGAQVGFTPLVKANNLAKVLGVKELYVKNDSVNYPTFSFKDRVVSTALTKAKEFGYKTVGCATTGNLGNAVAAQAVQAGLESYIIMPADLEQGKIIGTLIYGTNVIKVRGNYDNVNKLCSEIADKYGWAIVNVNLRPYYGEGSKTYGYEIIEQLGWKAPQHIVVPMAGGSLITKIEKAIKEFVKLGLIDKADTRLHGAQASGSSPITTAVKQVTDVIKPVKPRTIAQSIAIGNPADGYYSVKSINVSGGWAEDVTDDELVEGIKLLARTEGIFTETAGGVTVAVTKKLIEQGKIPQDESIVISVTGNGLKTQEAVLDKLEVPKIINPSLSEFDAIMEEKMAAVH from the coding sequence ATGGGATTTGTAAAAGGTCTAAAGTGTCGGGAGTGTGGAAAACCATATCCAAAAGAGCCACTTCATGTCTGCAGCTTTTGTTTTGGCCCTTTGGAAGTCGATTATGATTATGACGGAATTAAGAAGGTTTTGAACAGAAAACTGATCGAATCCCGCGGCAAAACAATGTGGCGTTATCAGGAACTGCTTCCGGTGGATGGTGAACCAACGGTTGGCGCTCAGGTAGGTTTCACGCCCCTTGTCAAGGCAAACAACCTTGCCAAGGTACTTGGAGTAAAAGAACTGTATGTGAAAAACGATTCCGTGAATTATCCCACGTTCTCCTTTAAAGACCGGGTTGTTTCGACGGCCCTGACAAAGGCAAAGGAATTTGGATATAAAACAGTCGGATGTGCCACAACAGGAAATCTGGGAAATGCAGTAGCAGCACAGGCCGTGCAGGCTGGGCTGGAAAGTTATATTATTATGCCTGCCGATCTTGAACAGGGTAAGATTATTGGCACCCTGATTTATGGTACGAATGTGATAAAAGTCAGAGGAAACTATGACAACGTAAACAAGCTTTGCTCTGAGATCGCTGATAAATATGGCTGGGCAATCGTGAATGTAAATCTGAGACCGTACTATGGAGAGGGTTCAAAGACCTATGGATATGAGATCATAGAACAACTAGGATGGAAAGCACCACAACATATTGTAGTTCCCATGGCAGGCGGGTCCTTGATTACGAAGATTGAAAAGGCTATTAAAGAATTCGTAAAACTAGGTCTTATCGATAAAGCAGATACCAGGCTCCATGGCGCCCAGGCAAGCGGCAGCTCACCGATAACCACAGCTGTTAAGCAGGTAACCGACGTGATAAAACCTGTAAAGCCCAGGACTATTGCCCAGTCAATAGCAATCGGCAATCCGGCTGACGGTTATTATTCTGTGAAGTCCATTAATGTGTCCGGAGGATGGGCAGAGGATGTAACCGACGATGAACTCGTAGAGGGTATTAAATTACTTGCCAGAACGGAAGGTATCTTCACAGAAACAGCGGGCGGTGTAACTGTGGCGGTTACAAAAAAACTTATCGAACAGGGCAAAATACCACAGGATGAGTCCATTGTAATCAGTGTTACGGGAAATGGCCTAAAAACCCAGGAGGCTGTACTGGACAAATTAGAAGTACCAAAAATCATCAACCCTTCCCTCTCTGAATTTGATGCGATTATGGAAGAGAAGATGGCAGCAGTACATTAA
- a CDS encoding DUF1015 domain-containing protein: MAIIKPFRGLRYNQDVITDISAVVTPPYDVISPQEQERYYQAHPNNIIRLDLGKDFSCDTEKTNKYTRAAELLKSWREKGILKQEDDPAIYIYDQKFLSGNRWLVRRGFIALVKLEPFDKGYIYPHEQTLPGPKADRLKLTQSCRANLSSIFALFPDDNNAIDTYLSMTTITRPEVDFLDDTGVKNKLWVIKEKQTIDNLVALMKEKPLFIADGHHRYETALVYKEQMRKENIRNGDDLPSDYVMMVCVSMNNNGLKILPAHRLVRNIKNYRFDRILQSIQESFEVELLGKGCRVEDFMSSLNDETKGHTFIMYAGQEDAYYKLRLGNEKLLDAVFAKDHPEWKHLDAGILHGMIINKILGINSDDVTVKDYVKYVKDEAEAVSLVQSGQYQLAFFLNPTPIEQVKEIAMARKVMPPKSTYFYPKLITGIVINCLN; encoded by the coding sequence ATGGCCATTATTAAACCGTTTCGTGGATTACGATACAATCAAGACGTCATTACGGACATTTCGGCCGTTGTGACACCCCCTTATGATGTAATTTCTCCGCAAGAGCAAGAGCGGTATTACCAGGCTCACCCCAATAATATTATTCGTTTGGATTTGGGAAAGGACTTCTCCTGCGATACAGAAAAAACCAACAAATATACCCGTGCTGCTGAATTGCTCAAGAGCTGGAGGGAAAAAGGTATCCTTAAGCAGGAAGATGACCCGGCAATATATATTTATGATCAAAAATTTTTGTCTGGCAACAGATGGCTGGTCAGGAGAGGCTTCATTGCGTTGGTGAAGTTGGAACCCTTTGACAAAGGATACATCTACCCTCACGAACAAACACTTCCTGGTCCAAAGGCAGATCGGCTAAAACTTACCCAATCGTGCCGGGCCAACCTCAGTTCTATATTTGCCCTTTTCCCGGACGATAATAACGCAATCGATACTTATCTGTCAATGACAACTATCACAAGACCCGAGGTGGATTTTTTAGACGATACCGGAGTAAAAAATAAGCTTTGGGTAATAAAGGAAAAACAGACTATCGACAATTTAGTTGCTCTCATGAAGGAGAAACCCCTTTTTATAGCCGATGGACACCATCGTTACGAAACTGCATTGGTTTACAAAGAACAAATGCGTAAAGAAAACATCCGGAATGGAGATGATTTGCCTTCAGACTATGTGATGATGGTATGCGTGTCGATGAACAATAATGGGTTGAAGATATTGCCGGCCCATCGGCTCGTACGTAATATAAAGAATTATCGCTTTGACCGGATTTTACAATCGATACAAGAGTCTTTTGAGGTCGAGCTGTTAGGCAAGGGGTGCCGGGTAGAGGATTTTATGTCGAGCCTCAACGATGAAACTAAAGGCCATACCTTTATAATGTACGCTGGTCAGGAAGACGCCTATTATAAATTGCGGCTTGGCAATGAAAAATTACTTGATGCAGTATTCGCCAAAGACCATCCCGAATGGAAGCATCTGGATGCGGGTATCCTTCATGGTATGATTATCAACAAAATACTGGGTATAAATTCCGATGATGTAACCGTGAAAGACTACGTGAAATACGTAAAGGATGAAGCAGAGGCCGTATCGCTCGTGCAATCCGGCCAGTATCAATTGGCATTCTTTCTTAACCCCACCCCTATTGAACAGGTAAAAGAAATCGCCATGGCACGCAAGGTTATGCCCCCTAAGTCGACATATTTTTATCCGAAGTTAATCACCGGCATTGTGATAAACTGCTTAAATTGA
- a CDS encoding adenosylhomocysteinase, translating to MNYDIKDVNLALGGKKRIEWASNDMPVLAQVKERFEQEKPLKGMKMSACLHVTAETANLARTLKAGGADIVLCASNPLSTQDDVAASLVKDYDIPVFAIKGEDNKTYYKHITSALDHKPTITMDDGADLVSAIHKERKELIPQILGSMEETTTGVIRLKAMEKDGSLKIPVIAVNDADTKHLFDNRYGTGQSTIDGIIRATDCLLAGKIFVVAGYGWCGKGLAMRAKGMGANIVITEINPIKSLEAAMDGFMVMPMSEAAKIGDIFCTLTGNMHVIRKEHFEAMKNGAMVCNSGHFNIEIDIAALESIAAKKNKSVRNFVDQYVLKNGKSIYLLGEGRLINLAAAEGHPACVMDMSFATQALATEYVVKNKGKLVSKVYEVPEEIDHWVASLKLKSMGIAIDTLTQEQEKYLASWEEGT from the coding sequence ATGAACTATGATATCAAAGATGTAAATCTTGCTTTGGGTGGCAAGAAACGCATTGAGTGGGCAAGCAATGATATGCCTGTTCTGGCACAGGTTAAGGAGAGATTTGAACAAGAAAAACCTTTGAAAGGAATGAAGATGTCAGCATGCCTTCATGTAACAGCCGAGACAGCAAATCTTGCCAGGACGCTCAAGGCCGGAGGGGCTGATATTGTCCTTTGCGCCTCGAATCCTTTATCCACTCAGGATGACGTTGCCGCCTCTTTGGTGAAGGATTACGATATTCCTGTCTTTGCTATCAAGGGAGAAGATAACAAAACGTATTATAAGCATATTACATCAGCACTGGATCACAAACCAACCATTACGATGGACGATGGCGCCGACCTTGTTTCGGCCATCCACAAAGAAAGAAAGGAACTCATCCCGCAAATTCTCGGGAGCATGGAGGAAACAACTACCGGCGTGATAAGGTTAAAGGCCATGGAGAAAGACGGGTCACTGAAGATTCCTGTCATTGCCGTAAATGATGCCGACACAAAACACCTTTTCGATAACCGTTATGGAACCGGGCAATCCACGATCGATGGAATTATACGGGCGACAGACTGCCTCCTTGCGGGCAAGATATTTGTTGTTGCCGGTTACGGGTGGTGTGGAAAGGGGCTTGCTATGCGGGCAAAAGGCATGGGTGCAAATATCGTGATTACGGAGATTAATCCCATTAAGTCCCTGGAAGCCGCCATGGATGGATTTATGGTAATGCCTATGAGTGAAGCAGCCAAAATTGGCGACATATTCTGTACTTTAACGGGAAATATGCATGTAATCAGGAAAGAACACTTTGAAGCCATGAAGAATGGGGCGATGGTTTGCAATTCCGGTCATTTTAACATAGAGATTGACATAGCTGCTTTAGAATCAATAGCAGCGAAGAAGAACAAGTCAGTCCGTAATTTTGTCGATCAATATGTGTTAAAGAATGGCAAATCCATCTATCTCCTTGGAGAAGGTCGCCTCATTAATCTCGCGGCTGCAGAAGGTCATCCAGCTTGTGTAATGGATATGAGTTTTGCCACTCAGGCACTGGCTACCGAATATGTCGTAAAAAATAAAGGTAAATTAGTATCCAAGGTTTACGAAGTACCTGAAGAGATTGACCACTGGGTCGCGAGTTTAAAATTAAAGTCCATGGGCATTGCTATTGACACGCTTACTCAAGAACAAGAGAAGTACCTTGCGTCATGGGAGGAAGGTACCTGA
- a CDS encoding methionine adenosyltransferase, which produces MKKGRHVFTSESVSMGHPDKVADQISDAVLDAMLEQDPMSRVACETLVTTGVAFVAGEFTTKANVNIPDIVRNTIKEIGYNDASMGFDYNTCAVLTSIGKQSPDISQGVSGEGLYKEHGAGDQGMMFGYACNDTPELMPLPIMLAHRIIIKLAELRQNGTLKYLRPDAKSQVTVEYQDHTPVRVHTVVISTQHAPDVKYETIKDDMIEKIAKQVIPANLLDGKTIYHINPTGRFVIGGPQGDCGLTGRKIIVDTYGGWGRHGGGAFSGKDPTKVDRSACYAARHVAKNVVASGLADRCEAQVAYAIGVAKPLAIHIATEGTGKISDEKLTQICENVFDMTPKGIIDRLKLRRPIYKITARHGHFGRPEDTFTWEKTDMVDALRKAAVV; this is translated from the coding sequence ATGAAGAAAGGAAGGCATGTATTTACCTCAGAATCAGTGTCCATGGGACATCCGGATAAAGTCGCTGACCAGATATCCGATGCAGTGCTGGATGCAATGCTTGAGCAAGACCCGATGAGCCGGGTAGCATGTGAAACATTGGTGACGACAGGTGTTGCTTTTGTAGCGGGAGAATTTACTACAAAAGCCAATGTAAATATTCCTGATATTGTAAGAAATACCATAAAAGAAATTGGTTACAATGATGCTTCAATGGGATTCGATTATAATACCTGTGCGGTTCTTACCAGTATTGGCAAACAATCACCGGATATCTCACAAGGTGTGAGTGGCGAAGGTCTCTATAAAGAGCACGGAGCAGGTGATCAAGGTATGATGTTTGGCTATGCCTGCAATGATACCCCGGAACTCATGCCGCTTCCTATCATGCTGGCACACAGAATTATTATAAAACTTGCCGAATTACGGCAAAACGGGACATTGAAATATCTCCGTCCCGATGCAAAATCTCAGGTTACTGTTGAATATCAGGATCATACCCCTGTCAGGGTACATACCGTAGTTATTTCTACCCAACATGCACCGGATGTAAAATACGAGACCATAAAAGATGATATGATTGAAAAGATTGCGAAACAGGTAATACCAGCAAACCTCTTGGATGGTAAAACGATTTACCATATTAATCCAACAGGACGTTTCGTGATCGGTGGCCCCCAGGGGGACTGCGGCTTAACAGGGCGAAAGATTATCGTTGATACGTATGGCGGGTGGGGACGTCACGGTGGGGGTGCTTTTTCAGGAAAAGATCCAACGAAGGTTGATCGAAGTGCTTGCTATGCTGCCAGACATGTCGCAAAAAATGTAGTAGCTTCCGGCCTGGCAGACCGATGCGAAGCACAAGTAGCTTATGCTATTGGGGTGGCAAAGCCCCTTGCCATCCACATCGCTACCGAAGGTACAGGCAAGATCTCCGATGAAAAGCTTACCCAAATTTGCGAAAATGTTTTTGATATGACCCCAAAGGGTATTATCGATCGGTTAAAACTCAGAAGACCGATTTATAAGATCACGGCCCGTCACGGTCATTTTGGTCGCCCAGAGGACACGTTTACATGGGAAAAGACAGACATGGTGGATGCCTTGCGAAAAGCTGCCGTTGTTTAA
- a CDS encoding 3-deoxy-D-manno-octulosonic acid transferase — MSTLFDAVYITALTFGSPYFFLKFITSRRYRSGLSQRLGWIETRERKKPCVWIHCASVGEVLTAKTLVKSIEKEFNYLDIVITTNTNTGLSVAKQCFHGKKTFYFPLDLSWVAEKVLSTIQPSCVILIELEIWPNFLIAAAKRHIPVVLLNARISEKSLKWYRLIRKLSKEFFESLATSDNAFCARTVADATRLTDLGISETQILVTGNMKFDNMVTNVPEDTKKRLIYLFEIDKDDKVIVCGSTHEGEENVILKIFKHLCTKTEKLRLVLVPRHIERANSIVKLIESMGLRWIRKTSLDKGNKIGEFKYETVILVDTVGELLATYSIADCVFVGKSLVPLGGQNMMEPAGLAKPIIVGPHTFNFREEVQLLREADAIKVVRDEPTLLNKMTYLLEHPDEAHEMGKRAQSVVMKQRGATDRNLKVLKKILLKERTVSV, encoded by the coding sequence ATGTCGACACTCTTTGATGCTGTTTATATAACAGCGCTTACTTTTGGCTCACCTTATTTTTTTTTAAAATTCATCACCAGCAGACGATATCGTTCTGGTTTGTCACAACGTTTGGGCTGGATTGAGACGAGGGAAAGAAAAAAGCCATGTGTATGGATTCATTGCGCCTCTGTTGGAGAGGTTTTAACAGCAAAAACACTTGTAAAATCTATCGAAAAAGAGTTTAATTATTTAGATATCGTTATCACTACCAATACCAACACGGGATTGTCTGTTGCGAAACAATGCTTTCATGGCAAGAAGACTTTTTATTTCCCTCTCGATTTGAGTTGGGTAGCTGAGAAGGTACTGAGTACCATACAACCGAGTTGCGTGATATTGATCGAATTGGAGATATGGCCTAATTTTTTAATAGCAGCTGCAAAAAGGCATATTCCAGTCGTCTTACTGAATGCCAGAATATCAGAAAAATCGCTAAAATGGTATCGTTTGATCAGGAAACTTTCAAAGGAATTCTTTGAAAGTTTAGCCACGAGCGATAATGCCTTTTGCGCAAGAACCGTAGCCGATGCAACTCGTCTTACGGATTTAGGCATATCCGAGACACAAATCCTTGTTACTGGTAATATGAAATTTGATAATATGGTAACTAACGTCCCGGAAGACACAAAAAAACGGTTAATATATCTTTTTGAAATTGACAAAGACGATAAGGTGATTGTCTGTGGCAGTACTCACGAGGGGGAAGAGAACGTTATTTTAAAAATCTTTAAACACCTTTGCACAAAAACTGAAAAGCTAAGGCTGGTTTTGGTTCCACGGCATATCGAAAGAGCCAACAGTATAGTTAAGCTTATCGAATCCATGGGGCTCAGATGGATAAGGAAGACCTCACTCGATAAGGGAAATAAAATAGGCGAATTTAAATATGAAACAGTTATTCTTGTTGATACCGTCGGGGAATTACTTGCGACATATAGCATTGCCGATTGTGTTTTTGTCGGGAAAAGTCTTGTGCCGCTTGGTGGACAAAACATGATGGAACCTGCGGGACTGGCCAAGCCAATTATTGTTGGCCCGCATACGTTTAATTTTCGCGAAGAGGTTCAGTTATTAAGAGAAGCCGATGCCATAAAGGTTGTTCGGGATGAACCGACACTACTGAACAAAATGACGTATTTATTGGAGCATCCAGATGAAGCCCATGAAATGGGCAAGAGGGCACAATCGGTTGTAATGAAACAAAGAGGTGCTACCGATCGTAATTTAAAAGTATTAAAGAAAATTTTATTGAAGGAGAGGACAGTATCAGTATGA